One Candidatus Dependentiae bacterium genomic window, AGCGCATAGACGGACGTACTGCTCAAGAGATACGTCCGGTTAATATCGTGTATAATGCTTTCGGTTATGCAGATGGTTCGGTATTATTGAGTATTGGTGATACTAAGGTGCTGTGTACCGTTACCATACAAAATAATGTGCCTCCGTTTTTGCGAGGTCAACATATTGGTTGGCTTACCGCAGAATATGCGATGTTACCCAATTCATCTAAAGATCGCATTCCTCGAGAAATTTCTCTTATGAAGAAAAATAGTCGTTCAACCGAAATTTCTCGTTTTATCGGACGAGCATTGCGTATGATGGTTAACTTAACTGCACTTGGTGAACGTACCATTCTAATTGATTGTGATGTATTACAAGCAGATGGTGGTACACGTGTAGCTGCAATTACCGGAGCAAGTTTGGCATTACAACAAGCTGAAAAGCATTGGTTACAAACAAAACTTATTAGAGAACCAATTACTACACAGGCCATAGCTGCTATATCTATTGGTATTAAAGATGGCTATGTCATTGCCGACCCAAATTATGCAGAGGATAGTAATTTGAGTGCTGATTGCAATGTAGTTATGACAGAGTCTGGCGATATTATTGAGTTACAAAGTAGCGCTGAAAAAGAACCAATCACGTGGGAACAATTGCAAGAGATACATACTATTGCACGAGCAAGCATAACAAAGTTATTTTCTGCACTAGATAATCTATCTACTGAACCAGAAAAAAAGGATACCGTGTTCAAACGAAAAAAATCTGGTCCATTGTTTAGTTTGCAAAATAGATAAGCATACGATACCATAAGCATCATGAATATACCATTTATAGTTGCTCAGGTTACTGATCATACCAATCCGGTTATATGTTTTCGTAGCCAAAACACATATCCAGTTTTATTTTTTTCACGTTTGTTTACCTATCTAAAAAATAACAAGACACTTCGTATTGAGTCGTGTGATTTAGAAGAACAGAATATGGCAGATATCAAAGGTAGATTATCTACTAGTTTTTTAGGTACTAGTACATTGTATTGGATGCGTGCTGTTTCTGTGCTTGATCAAAAAATAAAACAAGAATTTCTACAATATGTACGGAATTATTTAGGACCCAATCGGGTTGTTTTTTTTGCATTACATGAGGATATATCTTACCACGCAAAAGATACGATATATATTGATATTCCTGAATATATTGATAAGCAACATGCTATTGATCTTCTTCAGACGTTATGCGGTTTTGATGCTACTCATGCACAACAATTTGCGCAAGCAGTGTTTGCACGGCATAAAGAAATAGCTCTTGATGGATTTTGTATGCTGGCACAGTATGGGCAATTATTGAATGTAGCATCATTATCATCATTTTTAGACGATTGGCTTGCATATATCCTTACACCCAAAGCATCATTGTTTGCTTTAAGCACGCATTTTTTTGCAAAAGATGCACGGCTATTCTTTCCGTTGTGGGTACGTATCCAGCATGAGTATTCACCACAATTTTGGGTTGCATATTGGGCTGAACAATTGTGGCGTGCACATGGATTTTTACAATTGCACAAAAAAAATAAAAAGGATGATGCAAAAAAGATGGCCTTTCGTTTACCGTTTACATTTATACAACGTGAGTGGCGTAATTATAGTATGCGTGAATTAAAACAGGCGCATGCTATGATGTATGCAATAGACTTTCGTTTAAAAAATGGTGGTAATGAGCATGTGCTTGATCTGTTTTTTTCTAAATTTTTTTGCAACCAATTTATAGTAAAGTAATTAGATTAAAATCGTTCAGGTTGAATAATGCCACCAGAGATAATCATGGCCATTGCTTCTTGGCGAGTTAAGTCTATAGTTTTTATTTCAGGTTCTGGCACTATGATGAAGTATCCACTTGTTGGGTTTGGTGTAGTGGGAACAAACACATTAAAGTAACGATTTATCGTATCAGGTGATATTGCTTGAGGTAATTCGCTAGTCAAAAATCCAAGGCTATAAATACCTTTGCGGGGGAATTCAATGAGAACAACTCGTTTGAAGGTAATCTTATCCTGTAAACTGAATGCTTGTACTAATTGTTTGATACCTGCATATACGGGGCGTACCAGGGGAATTTGTACAATAAGTGCTTCAAGCGCATGAATAATTGGATGTAGTACAAATAATCTCAAAAATATACCCAGCACGAAGATAGCAATAATTATAATAAAAATTTCTGCGTGAGGAACGTTACTCAGAAAAGTGGTAGGTACTAATCCCCGTACTGGAGCAACCCAAGTAGCAAAAAGTCTAAACGTTATGTGAAATAGTACAATGGTGAGTGTGATAGGGAGTATCGTCAATAAGCCTTGTAGAAAGAGCAGCCACAAAGTATCGAGTGTTTTTCTAAGCATACGGGTTACAAATTGCATAATAATTCCTCCTCATTATGCGCGTAGTTGTTGTTGTAATATGTGTGCAAGTTGAGTGCCTATCTCATGCGCAGTATGTTTATTTCTTTCTTCTACCATAACACGCAGTAATGGTTCTGTACCAGAATATCGAACAACAATACGTCCATTATCCAGCTGCGACTCATGTTGGGCTATAATTTCTTGGAGAGAAGGATCGTCTAAATTTTTCTTATGAGCAATAGGGATATTAATGAGTACTTGGGGAAATGGTTCAAAAGTATGCATATTCCAATTCTGAGTAGCAATTAGTGTTTCTAAAATATGGAGTGCAGTAACTACACCATCACCAATTGGCTGGTAATCATATAAAATAATATGGCCGGATTGTTCGCCACCAAGCAATAAGTTTTGCGTGCGTAATTGAGCTGCAATATATTTATCACCTACGTGAGTTCGTATAAATGATTTGTTATGTTGATGCAAGAATGCAGCTAATCCTTGATTGCTCATGATAGTGCCAACGATAGTTTGTTCGCATGCATAGCGTGGATGATTAATGAGAAGTGCCAATATATCATCACCATTTTTTATTTCACCATATTTGTTGACTGCAATAATACGATCGCCATCACCATCAAATGCGAATCCAATGTCAGCACGTTCATCTATAACTGTCTGTTGTAGGATTTGTGGATATATGCTGCCGCAGTTATCATTAATATTTCTCCCCGTAGGTGTATTATTGATAATGATACTATGTGCATCAAGTGCTTGGAATAATGCAGGAGCTGTATAGCTTGTGGCACCGTGTGCGCAATCGAGTACTATCTTCTTACCATCCAAGAATTTTTTTGGAAACAAACTCTGAATGCCTTGTATATAATAATCAATGGCATTGGTAGCATAATGTAGGGTGCCCAACTGCGTGTAGCTAGTTGGTAGAGTAGAATAAAATAGTTGCGTAATGTATTCCTCTGCCATAACAGATAATTTATTGTTGAGCGTGTCAAATATCTTAATGCCGTTGTCTTGATAAGGATTATGTGAGGCAGAAACCATGATACAACAATCAGCGTCATATTTTTTTTGTATGTAGTATAACGCGGGTGTTGGTAAGGTGCCCACATGTATTAAATCAATACCATAGGGTAACAATCCTGTTGCTAATGCTGCAGTAATAAAGCTACCTGATTCACGCGTATCTTGCGCAAGAAGTATGCGAACATTATTTTTTTTGTAATATTCGCATGCCCATTGACCAATGGCACAACCAAGTTGAATAAGTTCAGAACGAGTAAATGGTGAAGTGCCAACAGGGGATCTAATGCCATCGGTACCAAATATGTTGCGTGTCATAATGCTATGTGTTGTTATGATATGGTAGTTGTAACAATTACTGGTGTTGGTTCATAGTGTACCAGTTTAATAGAATCAGGCAAAAATAATGTGGCTTGTGTAATGCGGAGTGGCTGGGTACCAATAGGTAAATCTTGTGCATTGATGTGTATGGCTAAGTGATTGGTATCCAAGGTTTGTAATTGTGTACGTTTACCAGATAAAATAATTTGTACGGTATCAGGAGCTTGAATAGATAGATGCTGCGATGTGTTGAAAAAACATAATGGTACATCAGTAGTAATGTTTATAGTAAACAAGTTTCCAAATACATACCAAAACGTATAGCCTAATGCGAGAGAACAAACCTTAAGGGGTGCGTTCTTGTTGAATATTGTTTTGCGGAGTAATCCCATATTTATTTCCTTTTTTTATTTTTATATAAACATATTTTTGCAAGAGGTGTTGGATTTGTTGCGTGTTAACGTTATCTATTGAATTGCCATCAACAACAAGCGTAAAAGACCGTGTACTTGGATTGCAGTGGAGTATGAGTACATCGGTTTTAGCAGTATATATGCATGCGCAATCTAGCCAGTTTGCATGCTCTGGCCAGGTATGCCATTTGGTATTAATACCACGTAACATACCATAATCATTGATCCAAAGCATGGTGTCTTGACTGTATGTCGTGCTTGTTAAAATAGTTTCCATTAAAAGTGTATTTAGCGGGGTATTGAGTATACATTCTGTTTGGACTAGTTCTTGCATACTATCAGTACGTTCAATAATACAGGTGATTGTTTTATTTTTGTTCATAGCAATGAGGCAGCCTTGCATAAAAATTTCTAGCCAATTGGTATGTATCGGTTGTGTCGGAGGTGTATTCTTAAGAGCAACAAAATTCCGTTGCAAGGTTTCTTGATGGATTACCATGAATAGCATGATAATTATAGGAGAACAAAGTAACAAAAATAAACTTACACTACTCAGTGCAGCAAAATATGCAGTACATATTGCAATACAGTATCCATAAAAATACCACAGAAGATTGCTTTTTCTATCTTGGCGTAACCAGAGCGCCAGGTAATAAAAAATTCCTGAGAAAAATAAAATCTCAATACCGTCACGCCAACCAAATGGGATGATCATATATTCTCCTTAGTACGCAGCGTATGATTTTTCTTCAACTATGTGTGATCCACATAATTTATTAATAGTATGTTTAATGCGGCCTCGTAAATCGTTATTAATATATACAGATCGAGCAAGAGCTATAAACTCTGCGTCAAAATTTTTTGTATATTCTTTTTGACGTATAGCATCTTCTATATCCCATAACTTTTCGTTAATCTTACGTAACATATTGGTAAGTTCTTCAAGATCTTTATTGGTAGTTATATGCTCGCTATAGGTAGCTTGTAGCGTTGTTAACTCAGTTTGAACGTTCTGTAATTTTTTAGGATCGGTTATGCGCTCACTTTTAATTTGTAGAATGGTTATTTTATCTATAAGTTCACCTATGCCTATTTCTGCAAGGACGGTATTTATTTGTGTACTATAAAGACTACCGGTGAATATCAGAAAAATTACGAGACTTGTCATATAATGTGGTTTCATACTGTATTCCTTTTTTTTGAAAATATGATGGTAAATTTATGCATACTAAAAAATAATAGCTACGTAAAGGTTCATGCCTGATTGCCTTTTGGTATATGCTTGGGTATATTGTCAAAAAAGGCTTTTTTATCTGCATAAGGAATTATACATGGCAATTGTATTAACGGGGGATCGCCCGACGGGTCCTTTACATCTTGGGCATTATGTCGGTTCACTTGCGCAACGCATTGAATTACAAAACACACATAAACAATATGTGATGATCGCAGATGCACAAGCATTAACTGATAACTTTGAATATCCAGAAAAAGTACGTAGCAATGTACTTGAAGTAGCACTGGATTATCTTGCCATTGGAATTGACCCACAAAAAACAACTATATTTATTCAGTCAATGATTCCTGAAATTGCAGAATTATCCGTTTTTTATTTGAATCTAGTCACTGTCAATAGGCTCAAACGTAATCCAACGGTAAAAGCAGAAATACAACAAAAAGGATTTGGTGAATCGCTGCCAGCAGGGTTTTTAGTGTATCCGGTACATCAAGCAGCTGATATTACGATAGTCAAAGGTACTTTGGTACCAGTGGGCGAAGATCAATTGCCTATGATTGAGCAAACAAATGAGCTTGTCAGAAGTTTTAATCGTATTTATGGTCCGGTGTTTCCTGAAGCACACGCATTAGTTTCCAAATTTTCTCGACTTCCCGGTACAGATGGCAAAGCAAAAATGAGCAAGACGCTCGGCAATGCTATATATCTTTCAGATACTACAGATATGGTAGCAAAGAAAGTGATGAGCATGTATACCGACCCAGATCATGTTCGTGTACAGGATCCTGGGAAGGTGGAAGGTAATGTTGTATTTACCTATC contains:
- a CDS encoding DUF6165 family protein, which produces MKPHYMTSLVIFLIFTGSLYSTQINTVLAEIGIGELIDKITILQIKSERITDPKKLQNVQTELTTLQATYSEHITTNKDLEELTNMLRKINEKLWDIEDAIRQKEYTKNFDAEFIALARSVYINNDLRGRIKHTINKLCGSHIVEEKSYAAY
- the trpS gene encoding tryptophan--tRNA ligase — translated: MAIVLTGDRPTGPLHLGHYVGSLAQRIELQNTHKQYVMIADAQALTDNFEYPEKVRSNVLEVALDYLAIGIDPQKTTIFIQSMIPEIAELSVFYLNLVTVNRLKRNPTVKAEIQQKGFGESLPAGFLVYPVHQAADITIVKGTLVPVGEDQLPMIEQTNELVRSFNRIYGPVFPEAHALVSKFSRLPGTDGKAKMSKTLGNAIYLSDTTDMVAKKVMSMYTDPDHVRVQDPGKVEGNVVFTYLDVFDPNIQEVAELKEHYQRGGLGDVTLKKRLIEVLNNFLDPIRTRRAVLAKDPQAIMQLLQEGTQRTCEVAQQTMDEVRSAMKLDYFKK
- a CDS encoding phosphoglucosamine mutase, translating into MTRNIFGTDGIRSPVGTSPFTRSELIQLGCAIGQWACEYYKKNNVRILLAQDTRESGSFITAALATGLLPYGIDLIHVGTLPTPALYYIQKKYDADCCIMVSASHNPYQDNGIKIFDTLNNKLSVMAEEYITQLFYSTLPTSYTQLGTLHYATNAIDYYIQGIQSLFPKKFLDGKKIVLDCAHGATSYTAPALFQALDAHSIIINNTPTGRNINDNCGSIYPQILQQTVIDERADIGFAFDGDGDRIIAVNKYGEIKNGDDILALLINHPRYACEQTIVGTIMSNQGLAAFLHQHNKSFIRTHVGDKYIAAQLRTQNLLLGGEQSGHIILYDYQPIGDGVVTALHILETLIATQNWNMHTFEPFPQVLINIPIAHKKNLDDPSLQEIIAQHESQLDNGRIVVRYSGTEPLLRVMVEERNKHTAHEIGTQLAHILQQQLRA
- the rph gene encoding ribonuclease PH; the protein is MSIQRIDGRTAQEIRPVNIVYNAFGYADGSVLLSIGDTKVLCTVTIQNNVPPFLRGQHIGWLTAEYAMLPNSSKDRIPREISLMKKNSRSTEISRFIGRALRMMVNLTALGERTILIDCDVLQADGGTRVAAITGASLALQQAEKHWLQTKLIREPITTQAIAAISIGIKDGYVIADPNYAEDSNLSADCNVVMTESGDIIELQSSAEKEPITWEQLQEIHTIARASITKLFSALDNLSTEPEKKDTVFKRKKSGPLFSLQNR
- a CDS encoding DUF502 domain-containing protein, coding for MQFVTRMLRKTLDTLWLLFLQGLLTILPITLTIVLFHITFRLFATWVAPVRGLVPTTFLSNVPHAEIFIIIIAIFVLGIFLRLFVLHPIIHALEALIVQIPLVRPVYAGIKQLVQAFSLQDKITFKRVVLIEFPRKGIYSLGFLTSELPQAISPDTINRYFNVFVPTTPNPTSGYFIIVPEPEIKTIDLTRQEAMAMIISGGIIQPERF